The stretch of DNA AGGCAGATAGCCCTGGAAAATTTGCTACCCCAAACAGTCAAAGGGGCACCTCACAGAGACATATTTTTTTCTGGGCTCTCGTCTGGGGGATTACAAAAGCCCAAAGAGAGTGATGTGATCCGAGATCTCAAGGTTTTATGCAGGGATCAGTTGGTATGGCTTTTCAAGGCTCTTCATTAGACTGTTTCTAACCTCGATCCAAGAGCGTCGCCCATGATGCCTTCAGGGCGTTGGTCAATCTATCTGACTCACCTCTGATGATCGCACCGCTCTCAGAGCAATCCTTTATCAGTTTCATTGCCTCATATATTATTGTAAGCCTCTATATAATATTCTCTACATTCTATTTATCTTCTCCGGATTTTAGAACCCTCATTCAATCCTCGCCGATCTTGCATCGATGCTCCTCTCCAATTTAACTGCAGCCACGACGGCGTGTTCCATCCTCCTTACACTAAAAGTACCAGTTATTCCGGATAGTCGGCTTTCAAATAACACCTATCCAGTCGAGTCAAGATGTGGTTCATGTCCTGCTCCGGTTCCGTATCCTAGTGCAGATCAAAAGGAAGTGATGGCCTTACCTCTCTTGATCGACGCTTTTGTCGAGGGCGCGCAGATAGTGGAATCCGGTGATCTTTCTAAACGAACGAGAAAGGCTGAACTTCACTTTTTGGCAAACGTCTTTGCAAATATGACAGTGGTAATCTTAGACACTGTTACCGAGCAATGCATCTCCCTAATATTCTATAAACTAGTCACCAATCGGGAGAAACTACTTCCTATCCCCCCAGCCCACCACGGTGTCAAAGCCAAACCAGCCTCTTGAATATCCTTTGGCCAAACTCGTCGCTTTCACTCAACATAAAGACAAGATACGCCGAGGCGGTGTTGCATCTTCCATCAAGTAAGACACTTCCAGTTCTCGTCTGAGCCGTTAATCATTGCTATGTTTAGAAATTGCGCTTTCAATGCCCGTGGTCACAAAGCCATCCTGAGTCCAGAGTCAGTACTTGTTGCTGTCCCTCCTTCAAAGGAAACTGCTCCCGGAATCGATGCCTTGCCTAACCTTCTTCTGCCTCTTGCTGGCCCTGAAGAGTTCGATCTCGATGTTCGCATACTAAATGATTCTATATgttcttttcgtttttctGACCTCCAAGACATATAGGATCAAGAGAAGCTTCTCGAACCTCTCCAATTTTTACCATCAACGAAAACGCGCGAACCTGACGCTACAATCCGATTAACCCATGTTGAAActttgctgctgctttgTCACACTCGCTGGGGACGAGACTATCAACGAGAACATGGTGTTTACCAAATTGTGCGGGCAGCCCACGAAAACGAGACCGTTGACAAGGTAAAACACAAACCCTTGTTATATGCGATGTGCTAATGTCATGTGGGTTATTAGATTTCTGAGCATATCGAACGCCTCGTCCAACTCATCCAAGGAGAGGAACCAAAGATTGCGCTTGCcgaagaagacgaatttAACGAACTCGAAAACGCTCCACAGGCCCAGATGGGATCTGCACCGGAATCCGAGTCCGTGAAGCCTGCTGAAGActctgatgatgaagatatgCGAATCGAGGAGATTTGATATGGAATTTCCAGACAAGCGTTTTGGCAGTCTCTCATGTCGAGATAACGCATGGATTTTGCTTAGAATACGAGTAGATCGAATGATGTCACCTGCTTCAAACTCAATTGACCAGGATCTAAGATGGGGGTGAAACCGTATAGGTCTACTCCCAAAATCAGTCATTCTTGAAAAGCTTTTTTCGCAGAGACGAATGAGATACAACGGTTTTTAATTTGAATAACATTTGCTGATTTTTTGCGAGCGCAACATCGACGCTTAAGAAGCACTACTCTTCAAGGAACTTCTTAATTTCTGCTTGAACAAACGCATCGTCCACAGGGTTTGACCCTCCCCCAGCTGTGACGTCAGTCAGCCACCAAATCCGAACAGGAGTTGAAAAAATTACCAGTATGCCCCCAGACTGTGTCTATAACCACAAGGCGAGCGGAGCTTGTCAAAGAAGCTATTTCATTAACGCTATCTTCAGGCTAAGATGAAAATTTGTTAGTCACATCGGTCTCAACATGCACATAGAACGAAAAGCAAATACAGGAAAATATAGATCGGTTTTACTGGGCATGATTAGCCCCTTGGCTGATATTTTACCTAAACAAGCATTGAGATCTCCGTTGTCCTTGATTTTAGAAATGTCGCCTCTTTGCCATGtctgaagaagaacaagaagaTCATTGGCATCCCAATTCTGCAGGAAACGGTCTTCCCAACGCTCTCGGAGGAAGCTAGCCAGATCAGGATATCTAAACGATGTGTCGATGTGTGCGGATTATCGATGGGCTGTTATGTGCATTAAAACCAAAAATGCTTACAAGCCATCCCATTTATATTTATGTTCACGGAACCACTACAAAACATTGTGAATAGATGGCCCGTACATACAAGAATCAGGAGAAGAATGATGCTTACAGTTTGACCATATGCCCATGCACTATAGACTCGGGCAAAGGCGCGGATACCTCGTTCAGCTCGTTCTTTGTAATGTCCATCATAATAATCCTTCGAAGCGACCAGTGCCGCCTTCGGGCCTTCCAAAAAGCTAGTTAAATGAGATCAGAACATCAAAAATGCGACAGGCATTGTtaaatcaccattgattaTGGGGACTGGTTCGAGCAGAACCACATATGACGACATATCTTCTCTCGTTGAATACACGAACCTGATATATACATGGCTATGCATACCTCTCGACGAATTCTGGATACATCACCGGCCAGTGGTATGCCTGAAATAGAGAACCAATAATTAACCATACCGTAATAAGTGCATTTTAATTGATTCGAACCTGTTGACCGCCCATTGAGAAACCTATTACTGCAAAAACTTTCTTTACTCCGAGATTTTGAAGTACGGCGTGTTGTGCAcggctggcaaaatggccAGGAGGTCCAGTTAGAACTGAGTAATACCACAAAACAATGCCCCAGAAATTTACACACATGTTGTCCTCATAAGAGACGGCTGGAAAATATGGACCATTGTAGGGAGCAGGCTAAAATCCGAGGTTTATCATGAATGAACAGAGAAAGGCGATCGCTAAAATATTCACCGTGTTCGATGGCGAAGACGACTAAACATGAAATGGATCAGCGAAAGGCTAAATGATCGAGGGATGAACGCACTTCTCCGTTTGAGAACAGCGCAAAAGTGACAATATAAT from Psilocybe cubensis strain MGC-MH-2018 chromosome 7, whole genome shotgun sequence encodes:
- a CDS encoding Homoserine O-succinyltransferase translates to MATQPPTQYHHHGRFTVAGGVLPDAVTAYRTYGNPDKPCIVFPTCFGAKLDSQVYMVGEGKVMDPIKYYIVTFALFSNGESSSPSNTPAPYNGPYFPAVSYEDNIRAQHAVLQNLGVKKVFAVIGFSMGGQQAYHWPVMYPEFVERYVVICGSARTSPHNQCFLEGPKAALVASKDYYDGHYKERAERGIRAFARVYSAWAYGQTWFREHKYKWDGLYPDLASFLRERWEDRFLQNWDANDLLVLLQTWQRGDISKIKDNGDLNACLGKISAKGLIMPSKTDLYFPPEDSVNEIASLTSSARLVVIDTVWGHTAGGGSNPVDDAFVQAEIKKFLEE
- a CDS encoding Protein HGH1-like protein (Protein HGH1 homolog), with amino-acid sequence MDTQLRELFPFLRDRNPQVRQIALENLLPQTVKGAPHRDIFFSGLSSGGLQKPKESDVIRDLKVLCRDQLSVAHDAFRALVNLSDSPLMIAPLSEQSFISFIASYIINPHSILADLASMLLSNLTAATTACSILLTLKVPVIPDSRLSNNTYPVESRCGSCPAPVPYPSADQKEVMALPLLIDAFVEGAQIVESGDLSKRTRKAELHFLANVFANMTVSPIGRNYFLSPQPTTVSKPNQPLEYPLAKLVAFTQHKDKIRRGGVASSIKNCAFNARGHKAILSPESVLVAVPPSKETAPGIDALPNLLLPLAGPEEFDLDDQEKLLEPLQFLPSTKTREPDATIRLTHVETLLLLCHTRWGRDYQREHGVYQIVRAAHENETVDKISEHIERLVQLIQGEEPKIALAEEDEFNELENAPQAQMGSAPESESVKPAEDSDDEDMRIEEI